ATTAAGGAGCCTGCGGATGAAAATCAAGCAGAAGGTGATTTGACATATTTCAACTGTATTGTAAGAGGACTCGATGAAACTCACTATGTTTCTTGGTTGCATAATGGACGCAAGATTAGTAAAAATTATGACATTATATCAGATAACAATCGATATTCAATCGAGTTTGATTCTAATTCTAGAAAATACAACTTTGAAATTGAGAATACTCAAAGGCAAGATAAAGGAGAATACGTATGCGCAGTTTATGATAGCAGTGACAGCATTGTGGTCAAATCTAGAACAGCTAATTTAACAGTTTCAGAAATTCCTCAAGAACCTTACCCTCTTTGTCATAACGCTAAGCTAAGCTATTCCGCTGGACAAAGTGTGCTTCTTTCATGTATATCTGAAAAGACATCTCCTCTTGCTCATTTAAAATGGAGACACAGTAATATTGATGTTACGACAGGATTAAGTGAAGACACATCTAGTGGTAATTACAAAGTATCGTATTCATTTATTGCAAGACAATCCAATAATAGAGCAATATTTATATGTGAATTAACAACATCCGTTAACCCAATTATAAGAAGGAATTGTTCTATTGGACCTATCAATGTTTTATATGCGCCTGTTGTTCGTATTGAACAAACGAGTGACGTCATACTTGGTAATGAAGCCATCTTCATTTGTTATAGTGATGCAAATCCAAAAGAAGCTACATATCAATGGAGTTTTGATCCACCCATAGACGAAACTATGTATTATTtagaaaatgaatttattttgagAATTAAAAACACAGTAAATAGTTTAAATGGTATACAAGTTATCTGCAAAGTAACGAATTCTATTGGAAGTGAgtcaaacaaattaataatcaaaGTAAAAACGAGAGGAGATATGCCAGACAATGAAGATGTAGAATATGACAAAACATTCGAAGAAAATATAGATATATCTGATAGTAAAATGGTAAATAAAAATCAGCAATTGCTGCGAACAAGATCACCAACTATAAACAACAGTAATACGAATTCAGATATTTCAATATCTCTAGTTGTCATCATTGCAGTTGTATGTATTATAGTAATTCTAGGTTTGGCATTGATACCTGTTGGTTACATGAGATATACACGTAGACAACCCAGTGACATCATCAATAGAGGAAGACCTGTGTCAATACCTGATGTATACTTTGAACCTAGAGATCACATAGATCCTATGCTACCACAGTTAGGCTTAGCAGCTCCATGGATGAGGACAGTAGGAGTTCAAGTTCCTGGTGAATGTGAATATGATGTAACGTATAATACACAAGTTATGCCACAGTTACGACAGGTTTACTACTCACAAAGAATGTACCCAGCAGCTTCACTGTAGATTATGTTATTGTTTGAAAACTGATTGCTTATTATTGCTGATTTCTTAATTACCTGTACCTGGAGTATTTTCATATTAACCATGATAACATGTATCATTATTCTCACACAGACCAATTATATCCGCCAATTCCGTAATGCATACATCATGTAAGAGGTTAAGTGTTGTGTTATGGTGTATGAAACATATGACACTATATTTCGGAATTTTCCTTGATACTTGTAAAATCTACAGTACGGAGAAACGATTGCTTTATATAACATgatgatcattttattcattacaAATAAAGCCTAAATGTGTAGTGTTTTCCTCAATTGTAAGTGACAAAATGATGTTCTAAATGTACCATCCATGGGTTAAACCAATCGCCATTACGTATTACAATGTGAATTATAAGGCTTAATTgctataattatgtaaatagtCAAATAAAAAAAGCACCAATTggtattgtttttgtaaatgttataataatgttcaatattaatttgataaCTGCAAATTAT
This is a stretch of genomic DNA from Antedon mediterranea chromosome 3, ecAntMedi1.1, whole genome shotgun sequence. It encodes these proteins:
- the LOC140044896 gene encoding lachesin-like; its protein translation is MYVLGIGMPFGTWVVLYLLMFQRICSLSGFIKEPADENQAEGDLTYFNCIVRGLDETHYVSWLHNGRKISKNYDIISDNNRYSIEFDSNSRKYNFEIENTQRQDKGEYVCAVYDSSDSIVVKSRTANLTVSEIPQEPYPLCHNAKLSYSAGQSVLLSCISEKTSPLAHLKWRHSNIDVTTGLSEDTSSGNYKVSYSFIARQSNNRAIFICELTTSVNPIIRRNCSIGPINVLYAPVVRIEQTSDVILGNEAIFICYSDANPKEATYQWSFDPPIDETMYYLENEFILRIKNTVNSLNGIQVICKVTNSIGSESNKLIIKVKTRGDMPDNEDVEYDKTFEENIDISDSKMVNKNQQLLRTRSPTINNSNTNSDISISLVVIIAVVCIIVILGLALIPVGYMRYTRRQPSDIINRGRPVSIPDVYFEPRDHIDPMLPQLGLAAPWMRTVGVQVPGECEYDVTYNTQVMPQLRQVYYSQRMYPAASL